The DNA segment GCGGCGGGCGGCGGCCGCTACTGCTGCACCAGCACCGCCCCGGTGAGCCCCTCGAGCGAGATCGCGATGTCGCCGCCCGCCACCTCGTACGCGGCGCCGCCGTTGAGCTCGTCGGCGAAGCGGTCGCCGTCGCCGAATCCGAGCTCGGCAACCGGCACCGTGATCTCCATCGCGCCCGGATCGTTGTTGAGGACGACGAGGATGCGGTTCGCCTCGTCCTCGCGCACGTAGGCGTAGACCTTCCCCTCGGCCAGCGCCGTGTGGAACGCGCCGGTACGAAGCGCCGGATACGCGTGACGGAGACCCGTCACCGCCGTGTAGTAGTCGTGTATCGCCGTGCGCTTGGGGCTCTCCTCCCAGCCCCACGGGAAGGGTCGCCGGCAGTCGGGATCCTTGCCGCCGCGCAGCCCCACCTCGTCGCCGTAGTAGATCTGCGGGATCCCCACGTAGGTCATCTGGAAGAGCGCCGCGAGCATGAGCCGCCGGTCGTTGTTGCCGGCGAGCGTGAGGAACCGCTCGGTGTCGTGGCTGTCGATGAGGTTCATCATCACCTGGACGGCCTGTTTCGGGTAGACGCTCCGTCCCGGGGCGAGGTCGCGGTCGAGGTCGGCCGCCGTGCCGATCCCCTGCCCGAAGAACTTCAGCGCCGGATCGCGGAAGAACTTGTAGTTCATCGTCGAGTGGAAGCAGCGGGGGCCGAGCCACGGCATCGCGTTGCCCCAGATCTCGCCGATGAGGAAGGCGTCGGGCTTCACCGCGTCCACCCGCTCGCGGAAGAGCCGCCAGAACCAGAAGGGCACCTCGTTCGGCACGTCGAGCCGGAAGCCGTCGATGTCGAACTCGCCGAGCCAGCGGTCGGCCACCGAGAGCACGTATTCCACGAGGGCCTCGTTGGGCTTCGCGTCGGCGATGTCGGTGATCGCGTTCTCCTGCGCGTTCGGCCTGGAGAGGTCGTAGTTGAGGTTCGGATGGATCCCGAAGCCCCACCAGCAGTCGTAGTAGTCGAGCGGGTTGGGGATCGGCCCGTCGGGGAGCGGCCAGCGCTTCCACTCGTACCAGTTCCAGTACTTCGATTCGCGGCCCTTCTCGCGCCCGTCGATGAAGGCGAAATGCCAGTCGCCGGTGTGGTTGAAGGCCATGTCGACGACGACGCGGATCCCCCGCGCGTGCGCCTCCCGGACGAAGGTCTTGAAGGTGGCGTCGTCGGCGAAGTGCGGATCGATCGCGAGGTAGTCCATCGGGTCGTACTTGTGGTTGCTGCGCGCCTGGTTGAGCGGGTTGAAATAGATGATCGTGACGCCCAGGTCGCGCAGGTAGTCGAGCTTCTCCGTGACGCCGGCGATGTCGCCGCCGTAGAAGGAGTAGTAGTCGGGCTTGCCGTCGGTGCGATAGGGGCTCCGCTGGAGCCCGCCGATGTTCTCCCACTGGGTGACGAGGTGGAAATACTCGCCGTTCGTCTTCCCGCTCGCCGGCAGGGTGTTGGCCCCCGCGTAGTATGGTTCGGTGAAATCGGGATCGTTCGACGTGTCGCCGTTCCGGAACCGCTCGGGGAAGATCTGGTAGAAGACGCCGTTCTTCGCCCAGTCGGGGGTGAAGAATGCGGGCACGGTCTCGGGGGAGTAGACGAACATCTCCCCGGCCGCCGGCTTACCGCTCGCGAACCCGCCGGCCGCGGCGAAGAAGTGGACGCCGCCGTCGACGTAGTCGAAGGCGAAGCGGATCGTCGAGGAGACCGGCACGTCGAGAACGGCGCGGTAGTAGGTGTAGACGACGTCCTCCGCCTCGGGAAGCATGTCGACGATCTGCTCCCCACCGCCGTCGACCGCGTAGAGGAGCTGGACGTGCTCGACGTCGCCGGTGTGCGCGCGGGCCTTGAACTCGATCGCTTCCTCGCTCAGCGGGTTCACCGTCGAATAGTCGAGCGCGATGGCGAGGTCGCCCGTCATCATCTCGCCGTCGCCCTCCTCGATCGAGACGTCCTCGTAGGAGGCGTCCACCGCGATCACCGAGTTCCTGCCGCCGAAGCCGTCGTCGGCGAAGTCGGCCGCCGCCTCGTCGGTGAGCCACGTGCCGTCGACGACGAACTTGTACTGGTAGGTGCCCGGCGCGAGGAGGAGCGTCGTCTCGTAGACGCCGTCGCCGTCCTCGTCGCTCATCCGGGTCTTCGAGTCGTTCCAGTCGTTGAAGGAGCCGGCGAGGAAGACGTTCGCGACGCCGCCGATCACGGGCTGGAAGCTGAACGTGACCTGCTTGAGCCCCTCGCCCCCCCCGGCGGCCGGGGCCGCCGCGCTTCCCCCGCCCGCCCCGGCGACGACGCCACCCTCGGGCGAGGCGACGGGCACGTAAAGAACGGAGTTCTTGCCGCCGAAGCCGTCGTCGGCGAACTCGGCCGCCGTCTCGTCGGTGAGCCAGGAGCCGTCCTTGACGAACTTGTACTCGTAGCGTCCCGGGGCCAGCTCGGTGCGCCACTCGTAGACGCCGTCGCCGTCGTCGTCGGCCATCCGGTCGCGCCCGGGATCCCAGTCGTTGAAGGAGCCGGCCACGTAGATGTTCGAGCCGGCCGCCGCCTCGAAGACGAAGCGGACCGGCACGGCGCCGCCCGCGGAAGCCGAAGCGGGCGCGGCGGCCGGAGCGCTTTCGGCCGCGGCCCCGCCGCCCCCCTCGCCGATACCGACGGCGAGCTCCTCCGCAC comes from the Candidatus Krumholzibacteriota bacterium genome and includes:
- a CDS encoding alpha-glucosidase C-terminal domain-containing protein — protein: MGASASRKLLPVLLIVALLAIGLVAADASAAETRVTFTFRPDGRPGTVHLAGSFNGWSTSQDAMADLDGDGIWMITLALAPGQYQYKYVIDGGTWKEDPHAAASVDDGYGGKNSVVDVPDGAEELAVGIGEGGGGAAAESAPAAAPASASAGGAVPVRFVFEAAAGSNIYVAGSFNDWDPGRDRMADDDGDGVYEWRTELAPGRYEYKFVKDGSWLTDETAAEFADDGFGGKNSVLYVPVASPEGGVVAGAGGGSAAAPAAGGGEGLKQVTFSFQPVIGGVANVFLAGSFNDWNDSKTRMSDEDGDGVYETTLLLAPGTYQYKFVVDGTWLTDEAAADFADDGFGGRNSVIAVDASYEDVSIEEGDGEMMTGDLAIALDYSTVNPLSEEAIEFKARAHTGDVEHVQLLYAVDGGGEQIVDMLPEAEDVVYTYYRAVLDVPVSSTIRFAFDYVDGGVHFFAAAGGFASGKPAAGEMFVYSPETVPAFFTPDWAKNGVFYQIFPERFRNGDTSNDPDFTEPYYAGANTLPASGKTNGEYFHLVTQWENIGGLQRSPYRTDGKPDYYSFYGGDIAGVTEKLDYLRDLGVTIIYFNPLNQARSNHKYDPMDYLAIDPHFADDATFKTFVREAHARGIRVVVDMAFNHTGDWHFAFIDGREKGRESKYWNWYEWKRWPLPDGPIPNPLDYYDCWWGFGIHPNLNYDLSRPNAQENAITDIADAKPNEALVEYVLSVADRWLGEFDIDGFRLDVPNEVPFWFWRLFRERVDAVKPDAFLIGEIWGNAMPWLGPRCFHSTMNYKFFRDPALKFFGQGIGTAADLDRDLAPGRSVYPKQAVQVMMNLIDSHDTERFLTLAGNNDRRLMLAALFQMTYVGIPQIYYGDEVGLRGGKDPDCRRPFPWGWEESPKRTAIHDYYTAVTGLRHAYPALRTGAFHTALAEGKVYAYVREDEANRILVVLNNDPGAMEITVPVAELGFGDGDRFADELNGGAAYEVAGGDIAISLEGLTGAVLVQQ